From the Argentina anserina chromosome 3, drPotAnse1.1, whole genome shotgun sequence genome, the window CAGGGGACTCGGGTTGTCGCGCGAGTTTCACAGCGGCGAGGGAGGTCGCGTCTTGCTCGGGGTTTGATGCGGTCGAGCTTGCGGTGGTTGTGGATGCGGTGGTGAGAGCCACAGAGGCCGGCGTCGTGGAGAATGCCGGCGAAGgtgagggggagagagagagagagagaggaaagctgcgggggagaggagagagaatgagggtttccgaaattGGAAACCTTAGCCCTTAATAATTCCTTTGTATACccttttccaaaatcagaaaataacttccgtcgctaataactttcacgtacgacgtccgattagaacgcgtgacgtgtccacgaaattgtatcgacgagctctacaactttcgtgaaggaagtaattgtcgcggaaacgtaacgttttttccaattttagaTTTCCGATGACGGTTTCGTTTTCGATTCGACATCGTCGTGAAGCGAGAAAAATacgatttattaaatttaccAAGTTCATAAATttctaagaattcatacaaattgATGCcgaaaatcgggttattacatacaCACACTATAAAACACATCTAGCGCGACGAGCAGCTTCTAGATCCATGATTGCAAGTGATGAGAATTAGTACTTCTAGCTGGATCCAGCCCTCTGCTGATCCTGTGGCTTCATGGTTGGGAAAGGGATGACTTCTTTGATGTTTAGTGAATCAGTTAAAAGCATACAAAGGCGGTCAATGCCGAATCCCACACCACCAGTTGGAGGCATTCCATATTCAAGAGCTCTACAGAAACCTTCATCCAAAGGCATTGCTTCATCATCACCGGACTGTCTATCCTGAAATTCGAATCGAACATCTTCAGGATaacaataccaaacaattGAGATACTTGAATTTAGTTTTGGTAGTTAAGTGTTACCTTGAGTTGATTAGCAAATCGTTGGCGTTGGACAATAGGATTATTCAGTTCAGTGTATCCATCACAAAGCTGAGGAAGTTGAACACCATTTGTGGTAAGGGGCATTATACTATTGGAGATATGAAAAGTTAATAATTCACAAAGAGGTTCAGTTGAGACATCAGACGCTTACCTCATGCTTGTTGACGAATAATTCAAAGCGTTCTGTCAAGCCAGGTCTTGATCGATGCCCCTTTGCTAATGGACTCATTATTTCCGGATGGTTGATTATGAATGATGGATTCACACATTGCTCTTCCAGAAAGTGACCAACAAGCTGCAAGGCAGTAATGTACTATTAgtatatgaaattaaatttgaaaaagagTTGAAGTAAAGAAAACTATCAACAGAGATCAGCTCAATAAGAACATCAATGAAATTACACTGAGGGTATTGTGTGATTCATTTCATAATATGTGTATCAATTTTTCACATGTACTTGGAATTACCTTGTCCAACAAACGAGCTGTTGTTTCAGGAGGTGGACATTGGATCCCATACTTATTGCACGCAGCCTTCAGCGCATTGTTAGCTTCCTCACTGAAGAGATCTTCCGGATTTATTTTGAGATTTGCAAACTTATTTAATTCCTCAATCATGTCAATCCGTCTGCAACAATATCACCAGTCAAAATTAGCACACAAATTATCTGTCTCATGTTTTTGAGTTGTCAAATGTATAGACAACAGTGCGTAGGATGTACATACCTGAAAGGAGGAGTGAAGTCGATTTGAATTGGATCCTTATCAAATCCATTTGAAtgatacatgattttatatcCACCTGTAAGTTCCTTAACCATCCCTATTCAAACTCAATGTATCAGCAAACAAATCCATGTAGTTTGGAACATAATATACCAAGGGAAAACATGTATGAGACATATATGCATCACTTTGGCCTTACCACTAAACATTTCCTGAGTGAGTTCCATCATGTGGTTATAGTCTGCATAAGCCTGATAGAATTCACAGGTAGTGAACTCAGGATTATGCGTCAGATCAATACCCTCATTCCTAAATTGTTTGCCTATCTCAAAAACGCGCTCAATTCCACCAACAACAAGCTGTTTGAGATAGAGTTCAGGTGCAATGCGCATGTAAAGCTGCATGTCAAGTTCATTGTGATGTGTCATAAAAGGACGAGCAGTTGCTCCACTAGCAATCGTATGCAATATTGGAGTGTCAACCTGAAGGtgggaaaatatatatagaaggtAAAAATGAGGAAGGTGTATAGATGCAGCAGTGCAGCACCCTGGCAAATGaccatgagaaaaaaaaaaaattttgaagGCAGGCTTAAGAAACACTAACTTCACGGAACTGACGATTACGAAGAAACTGCCTAATATAGAAAGTGATCTCACTCCTGGTATCAATCACTATATGCTCAACATCGGGGTTTGTCCTTAAATCCAGGTGACGCTTACGGTAGCGAGTTTCCTGTATGGCAAATATGAAGAAGTTAACACCTAAACAATACAAATTGAGactatttataattttgaCTTTTGAGAGCTTGAAGTAGATGATTTGTACCTGGTCCCTTAAACTGTATGTTTCAGGATTCCTGGGACGTCCGGGACTCCATTCAGTTCCCTACGAAattcaataaattataaatgtcATGATGTATGCGAGCTGAGCCAGTATTAAACTGATCCGGACACAAACATTGCTCACTCTTGGATTGACAGTAGGCATCATGTGGAGACAAGGTGCTAAGACTACAAATGATCTCGCAAAGATGCTGATCTGGCCTACCATTGTTTTGCCTATGAGAatagaagaaagaaataaaacaGAAAGTTGTTTAATGCAGAACAATGAAAACTATGAAGTGCCACACAATTCGATGTTCATTCAGTTGGCATCACAAACCTGGAAACCCAGTCACATTAACAATGTCACCGCGCTTCACATTAGAGTGGAACATAAGAAATTCCGATCTAACCATCTCCGAATTTCTACATAAACATATAGGAAAGAGTTAACTCAGTCACATGTAATGTGATTTGAAGCAACATAACTGCATCTAAGCCGAGGGGAGTAAATTCGTAAGCAGAGGTTTCCATGAAGGCGGGCAGCCAAGTACACTAAACCATTAGAGCTAGTGTATAGTTCTAAATGATATACAAGGGCTAGTGCTTGGCTCATCAGATGATCACCTACATTTCTTTTGCATAATTGACTCTAAATCTGCAGCAAaatcttaattatttttaactCTATGAATCTATGATCTAAACTTCTGTATATCAGTATCGCTTTACATAGCATTTTCATTCCCTTTATATTTCTTAGCATGCAGGTGGGTTCATTTGCAATATATCGTATGTTTCCTAAAAAAACTTTACTGTAGTTGGTCAAGTATATTGAGTAAATAATATGATTTATAGTGATTGTTGGCCATATTTGGTGATCAGCAACTGAAGAACATCGTCAAATAGCCAATTAAACCAGTCAtgatacttgaacgtaaattACCTGGCACTAGCATAGATTTGTACTCGAGCACCATTGCCACATAAATCATAGAAGAAACAACCCGTGCCGGAGGATCTCTGTCTCATGGCCATTCCTATATTTCATAGGAGAAAAAACCAAGATACCAAGTCAATAACAAATACATAATGAAATTagcagaaaatgaaaaataaaaaagaagtctCTAATTTTGAATATACCAGCCAAAGATTCTGTGATATTCTCAAGATGCACTCCTTGTTGGTCCATGAGGAGGGCTTCATACTCATTCACATATTCGGTTATAGTCTTTGAAACAGAGGATTCATGGGGATATGGGTTTTGGAGGGTAGCAATGTAATTAAGCCGGTTTTCATAGTATTCCTGCAAGATAAACAAAACAAGCTCAGGACCTAAGTACAGAAATCCTTAAACTGATGATAAACTATAGAACATAAATGATACTGAAATTGATACCAACACAATTTACTATAAGATTTTGTATCAAGTATGTGCCAAGTCTAGTATTCATCACTAGATCGCTAATAGTTAAAATGCCAATATTAACCTAGATTAAATTTCCTCACTGAGTTTTAAGTAATTCGATAACAAATTTTAATTATGAAGAATATGAGAAATCTAAACAATGTGAAATCACCTAGTCAGTTCAACCTGACAtgttctagctagctagatctCACTGACAAAAGTAGGGTACCTGATTTGCCTCCTCGGCAGCAGGCGAGGCCTCTTTGCCGAGGCGTGGTGGCGGAGGTTGATCAATTTCCAAACTGCGAATCTCAGAGGAAATGAGGCCGATGGTGCTGGGGTGTTCGGCCATTCTCAGAAGACGGCGGAGCTCTTCCAGGTACGGCGTGGATTCCGCTGCTGCCATAATTTTTTGACTGAGTACTGTCCTCGCTCTCTCTTTTACCTGAAAAACTAAGTTTCCTTGCGGTTTTATATATGCGAAGCAATTTCGTTggtctgtgaatagtaacttgTAACTTGGGTACCAAGAAACAAAACTTGTTGACCAAGACACCATTTTGACTTTGACCTCGCTTGTCGTAGAACTCGTTAGTTGGAATTGACTAATTGAGTAATCTATTGGGAATTCTCCATTTCCTAAAGCCTTTTGGATTCCTCCGTTTCCCATTCTATATTGGAGTCCTCCATTTCCTATTACATTTAGGTTTAAATCTCTTTAAATACACGAGATAGCCGAGGGAGAGTATTTACTTTAGTTATTAGGATTCCCTAACTCAGTGGGATTAGCCTCTCCATATCTTTATAAGTAGTGGGGAATAGAACCACCCAGAACAGAAGCCTTAATTTGGAATAGATAGAAGGAAAGGGGGAGCAGAGCCACCGTGCCCAAAAACCTTGAACTACATGGCTCTCATGAACGATAGCTGTGCAGTGTGTGCTGACGCCCTGGAATGGGTTGCTTATGGTACTTGTGGCCATAAGGAGGTCTGCTCTACTTGTGTGGCTCGCCTCCGTTTCATCAGCGATGACCGCCGTTGCTGCATCTGCAAGACCGAGTCCGACGTTGTTTTTGTCACAAAGGCTATGGGAGACTATACCAAGATGGTTAAGGAGTTGCCATCTAAAGCTACGGAGGGTCGCTGTGAATCATATTGGTACCATGAGGACACAAGAGCATTTTTCGACGATTTGGATCACTACAAGATGATCAAGGCAGTGTGCAATCTTTCATGCGGTAAATGTGACAAGGCAGGAGAGAAATCAAATATTCAGTTTCGGAACATTGGACAGCTCAAAGGACACTTGTTCCACCAGCACAATTTGGTTATGTGTCCTCTATGTTTGGGAGGAAGGAAGATGTTTGTATGTGAGCAAAAGCTTTATACTAGAAGCCAGCTGAAACGGCATATAAGTTTAGGGGACTCTGTAGTGGATGGAAGCGAGAGGGAAAGAGGTGGCTTCAAGGGACATCCTATGTGTAAGTTCTGCAAAATTGCATTCTATGGCGAGAGTGAAATTTACACTCACATGACTACTGATCACTATAGGTGTCATTTATGCCGCAGTTCTGGAGAAGAGTATGAGTATTATAGAGATTATAACGATCTAGAGATCCACTTTGAGCGAGGCCATTTTCCGTGTGAAGATGAGTCTTGCCTTGAGAAAAAGTTTGTGGTGTTCCAATCCAAGGCAGAATTGAAGATGCATAGTACTCTGGAACATGGAGGGCGTATGTCTCGCTCACAGCGTAATGCTGCTCTCCAGTTACCTACTAGCTTCAGATATGGGCCAAGTAATGAGCAAGATAGTAGGCGCGGAGGAATAGGTGTGACTTTTGGTGGCGATTCTTCTGATGATCAAGAAAGCAGTGTGGAGACACATAATGCTGATGAAACATTGCATGATCCTTCATCATCAACTAGCCAAGCTGGTAGTTCGAAATTACTTGGAGATAGAAGTGACATTGATCCGATCATTAAGCCAATTGAGTGGTTAAGTAGATCTTTAGGTGAACCATCTTCAAAGTATCTTCAAGTAGCCTTGGGAAAAAATGGTGGGAGAGCTAAAGCGCAGTTGGAGGACTCTTCCTTGTTTCCTCCCCTTGCACCtggcagcagcagcagtcaACCAACATCCAAACCTGACTCAGATTATGCTTTGCCTGACAGCAATACCATGGCAGCACATCTCCGTAGGAAAAGCAACCGCAAGATGGCTGTTGAATGTCCTGATACTAAGCCTGCTGTTATTAGTTTTAGTGAGGCTTGGCCGGCAGCGGGGCATGTAGCACCACCTACTGGTTCATCTCAGACGCTGTGGCCTAGAACTAATGTTTCAGGGATGGCATCAGTAGTTACCAAGCCTGCTGTTAGTTCTAGACATGCTTGGCCAGCAGCCAGGCCTGTAGCACCACCTACCATCTCATCTCAGACGCCGTGGCCTAAAGCAAATGTGAGTGTAGCAGCACCTACTAAATTATCTCAGACGCTGTTGCCTAAAAGTAATAGTCAGAACAAGGAGTGGCCTAAAACGAAGGTTTCATGTTCTGGTCAGAATAAGATGGCCTTTGGTAAAGGAGCGGCACAGTCTAGCTATGCAAGCTCCGCTATGCACGCTCGAGTAGTTGAGAATCAAGAAACAGCAACAGAAAAGAACAAGTGTGTAAGCTTGGATTCTACTTTGGATTTCCCTCCTGTTTCTGCAGCACAAGTGGTGTTCAGGTTGCCCCAGCATACTAGTGAGCCTGTATTGAAAGTGGGGGATTTTCGAGCTGCTAATAAGTCCTTGGTGGAAAATATTCGTGCTGCTGTTGGCTTCGACGAAGACAAGTACACTGCGTTTAAGGACATATCTGTACAATACAGTCGGGGATTAGTAGACATCAAAGTATATTTTGACTTTGTGAGGCAGTTTGGGTTGTCACATCTTGTCCTTGACTTGGCTAGACTGTGCCCGGAGGCCCAGAAGCAGCGTGATCTGATTGATGCCTACAATGCCAGTATGAGAAGCAATGGTGCAGAAGAGGATGAAGGATGGTCCCAGGTCAATGTCCGATTGAAAGATTCGAAGAAGGGTAAAGGGAAGAGTTCTAATAAGAATGGTTCTACTGCAGCAGCGGCTTTGGAGCTCAGTAATTCAGCTGGAGGACCCGTCCAGGGTGCTTGGAGGAATAAAGGCGGCCATAAACACTTTTAGATATATGTATAGTTAAGCTTAAAAAGAATAGTACTGCCATTTGTATACTGGCAtttgatttatataaataagttTCCTTTTGCTTATCTGATAATATCATGTGCTTCTGCATAGGTAAGTTCTATGGCTCAATTTCAGAATTAGGCACACCAAGTACTTATGCTTAACATCCAAGATTATCTTATCTACCCTTAGTACATAACTACATGTTACCGATTTCTTGTGATCAAATTTCAGAACTGTAGCATTTGCAATTGTCATACCAGTCTAATAGTAAGTTCATCATTTCTGGTATTAATTCAAGAACCTCTAAAATATTCACTATAAGATGCATAATCTGCCATATCAGATACAACTCAAATAGCTACATGGTTTGGGATTTGAATGTAAAAGTAGCCGACTCCAGGCCAACAAAAGTGGGCTTAATCCTATGTTCCCTTCGTTTTCCATAGGTACCATCATTTGGAACCGTTTAGCTTGTTTTTGtcgttattttttttcttttcatattccTGCTAATAACAACTCACTACAACCATGATGAACTGCCAGGGtgaaaaaaccagaaattcaTAGTATGCAAGGGAACTTACCTTAAGCAAACCATTCATCTGGTGTTTCATGGCTGGGAAATTCTCCCACATTGATATGATTTACTATTTTACTTTATCCTGGCTGCCTTGCTTTGATAAGGGTACGAATGATCTTGCAAAAATGCTCAGGTCCCCCCGCATAGTTTTACCTatcaacaaaggaaggtaTAAGACTATAAGCAAAGAAGGGTAATGAAACTAAACAGATGAGACAAAGAAACTAAACAGATGATATATCCCTATATCATATGGCAAAGCAAAGGGAAAAAAACATATGACAAACCTGGAAACCCGATTACCCCGACCAAATCACCTGGCATCACATAAGAATGGAGCCAATAGAATTCAGATTCCCACAATTCTGAATTActgcatgaaaaaaaaaagactttgGTTAGGAGAAAAAAGATAGATGCTTATCAAAATAGATGCACATATAAAACGAGGGGTAAATGTAAATCTACTACATTACTACCAATGAGTGGCAGCCAACAACATAttagtgcaatcatcaattcatGTTTCTATAAAATCTGAACAcaattagatatatatgaaatacTTAAA encodes:
- the LOC126785749 gene encoding lysine--tRNA ligase-like codes for the protein MAAAESTPYLEELRRLLRMAEHPSTIGLISSEIRSLEIDQPPPPRLGKEASPAAEEANQEYYENRLNYIATLQNPYPHESSVSKTITEYVNEYEALLMDQQGVHLENITESLAGMAMRQRSSGTGCFFYDLCGNGARVQIYASARNSEMVRSEFLMFHSNVKRGDIVNVTGFPGKTMVGQISIFARSFVVLAPCLHMMPTVNPRGTEWSPGRPRNPETYSLRDQETRYRKRHLDLRTNPDVEHIVIDTRSEITFYIRQFLRNRQFREVDTPILHTIASGATARPFMTHHNELDMQLYMRIAPELYLKQLVVGGIERVFEIGKQFRNEGIDLTHNPEFTTCEFYQAYADYNHMMELTQEMFSGMVKELTGGYKIMYHSNGFDKDPIQIDFTPPFRRIDMIEELNKFANLKINPEDLFSEEANNALKAACNKYGIQCPPPETTARLLDKLVGHFLEEQCVNPSFIINHPEIMSPLAKGHRSRPGLTERFELFVNKHELCDGYTELNNPIVQRQRFANQLKDRQSGDDEAMPLDEGFCRALEYGMPPTGGVGFGIDRLCMLLTDSLNIKEVIPFPTMKPQDQQRAGSS
- the LOC126785750 gene encoding uncharacterized protein LOC126785750; protein product: MNDSCAVCADALEWVAYGTCGHKEVCSTCVARLRFISDDRRCCICKTESDVVFVTKAMGDYTKMVKELPSKATEGRCESYWYHEDTRAFFDDLDHYKMIKAVCNLSCGKCDKAGEKSNIQFRNIGQLKGHLFHQHNLVMCPLCLGGRKMFVCEQKLYTRSQLKRHISLGDSVVDGSERERGGFKGHPMCKFCKIAFYGESEIYTHMTTDHYRCHLCRSSGEEYEYYRDYNDLEIHFERGHFPCEDESCLEKKFVVFQSKAELKMHSTLEHGGRMSRSQRNAALQLPTSFRYGPSNEQDSRRGGIGVTFGGDSSDDQESSVETHNADETLHDPSSSTSQAGSSKLLGDRSDIDPIIKPIEWLSRSLGEPSSKYLQVALGKNGGRAKAQLEDSSLFPPLAPGSSSSQPTSKPDSDYALPDSNTMAAHLRRKSNRKMAVECPDTKPAVISFSEAWPAAGHVAPPTGSSQTLWPRTNVSGMASVVTKPAVSSRHAWPAARPVAPPTISSQTPWPKANVSVAAPTKLSQTLLPKSNSQNKEWPKTKVSCSGQNKMAFGKGAAQSSYASSAMHARVVENQETATEKNKCVSLDSTLDFPPVSAAQVVFRLPQHTSEPVLKVGDFRAANKSLVENIRAAVGFDEDKYTAFKDISVQYSRGLVDIKVYFDFVRQFGLSHLVLDLARLCPEAQKQRDLIDAYNASMRSNGAEEDEGWSQVNVRLKDSKKGKGKSSNKNGSTAAAALELSNSAGGPVQGAWRNKGGHKHF